TTTCTTAGGCTCTTTCACAACTGGTTTGATGAGGCCATCAGCTGAAGTTGTTTTGGGTTTGATGAGGCATCAGTTAAAGTTGTTTTTGATGTGAGAGATGCTTTAAATCGTCGCTAACAAAACACATCGTTTGTTTCTTGCAAAACTCAATTTTGCTCGATAATAAACTATcgtaaaattgaaatgagatatttaacgGAAATTAGACTTACCTCATCAATGCCTAGTTTCAAAGTCATCATCTCAGCACCTTGAGTGTCTGTAATCCCAAAATCGGtaagaatataaaaatctcTGGTGACAATAGGCGCAACCCTAAGATCATCGGTGATGATGAAAACCAAGGACTTTCTACAAAAGCTCCACCTTTGTAGTTCCAACATACTCCGACGCGTGTTTCTCTGTTCAACCAGTTCCTACACTCACACTTAGCTATATTGGAATACATGCTGATATTAACAAAAGCTTTATAAGTGCAATTTTCGTATCGACAAAGGAAGCATGGCAGGGTCCCGGTGCCTGCAACATCAACCGCTAGAAAACGGcatatttcatataaataaCTCCGTGGATTCAGCAGCATTTCCTTAGCGCCTCGTGTAGAGAAGTGGGCGGTGTCGAGTTCGGACAAGCCTTTGTAGAGAGTGCTTAAGCTCCCGATGGCGGCTGCCTCTTCTGATCCGGTGTGTTTTGGAGAACTGTGACGAGTTTTCCTAATGGGAGGGTGAGGAAGCTTAGCAGTACGTTGACGAAATCGCTGTTGGCTTCTGCGAATACTACTTTTGTTTTCTCTTAGTTGATCATAACTTTCAGAGACAAAGACATTTGGGTTTATGTATAATAATTTGTCAATTTTGATGAAACATTGAAAATAGTTTGGATTTATAAGGGCATGGAAATTAACCAAGAGTCTCTTGTCCCACCAAATTCCACCCCCTCTTGCAATTAtacaattttacaattttatctGCTTAATTAGCACAACTTTCACAGAGGTGGCAATGGGAATCGCAAGCAATGCAATTGCTTTAATTTCCATTTACTCGCGActtatctatacatatataaaaagcGAGTTTTGCCCTTAAttgcaaatatttataagttttagattgtttactaaaatttagatattttggttgaccaataaaaaattaattcaatttataaatatggctgttacaaatttaatcaacaattataaaaactatttgaattaaaattcatcTATTTAAATGTTGGCcgttataaatttttggctTGGAAGTGTTCTTAATaaagttttataaatttttggccgttataaatttttaataattgtaatttaatcttaatatttcaataataagcACTACATATTGATTAGCTATGGAATTGGGGTTACacagattagaagatttgTAACTTTGTAACCGCCACGTTATTACACATTATTAGGaattgtattaataataattcaatgtaaatttttaacaCAGTATAACTtctctatatattttgtgtatatatatgtatcatTCACTAGCTTATTACTCACTTTCTCATTACCTTCACCTATAATCTATTACATTACTGAGTTTCCTACGAAACGAATTTGTTTTCAATATGATTCTtgctttttattattagtatctttttatatttctccattttacacattCTTTAAGTGTAGTTATTATGTTACTGATATTGGTTGTTATGTTCTTACCAGAGAGGATAGTTGAAACCAAGGAAATGGAATTTCTCTATTAGCAATTTACCATAACTTTATCAATCAAAGGTTGATATCATGGACGCATTCATCTTGCCaaatttggttttggttttgaaattggtaagtattttaggaaattttataatgaaaatgataagTTGTGTTCGCATTATTCacgaatgaaaatatttttcgaACTTGCAATATGGGGGGTCTATAGTTGACTATGTTTGAAGTTTTTATCTACATATGGGAGTAAACTGGCCAGACTGAGAAGATGGTGTTGACGCAGATGAAAGTGTTGGAAACGATAAGCGGCAAAGATGAAAGCTATTGGAGATAGATGAGTGCCCATGGGCGATGTGGCATAGCGGCATGAGCATAAATGATTTTggattctattttttattgaaattttcatttcttggtTGCATTTTgatctattattttttattaatcgaTTTTCTATTAGTGAAATTATTGAATGTTATATGATGAGTAATTAAATGGATTGATGAACACTGTAATTAATTCCAACATAagtattaaactaaaatttcaacattattaaaaaaatccacAAGACAATACGGAaagttattttgatttttcaacattgccaaaaattattaataacataatcaaaattgtttcttaattaaatatcattgGTTTATATTGTTAGTGATTAAACActctatataatattattttttttatcataatttatttaatttatactttcaattttatatgagAAAATTCAATAGGCCGTGCAATGCACGAGGTTGATACTAGTGAATATTAAACCGCCGGTATTTGTACTTTGCATTAATCACCATTGCCGTTgctaattaacaaaatttagtgaataatatgaaaattcttgatttaaatatttaataaatgttttaatttatgtgcAAACTTTTTCCATAGCTTATTTGTAGGATAGGATTCACTAGGTACGTAGTGGtagatattcaaataacaTGAGTGTGttaatttttacataaatatcTAAATTCTTGCAAAATGTCTATAGTGATTTAGAATCCGAACATAATTCAAGTTGATGGTTCACATAGATTTAATTTTCACTATCAAGTATAATCGGCAATTCGCAACATCAACAcgaacttttgattttttgcatTCACAATTATCACTGTCATGCAAGAACGACGTATCGACAAATTCTCAAAGAAACCCTTCGAATACGTAGTTtataattgaaacaaaaattagtgtctttaattacattaaaaattgtcCTTAAAGGTTATTTTCGtgattatataattgaaataaacaaaaaaactacataatgttagtataaattaaattagaaaatatgtaCATATATTAAACTGAacagaattttttttgcatggTTTCATAATCATGATCAGGTTACATTAAAaatccatcaaaatcaaatgttttgaacaagatttataaaataaagcataaaCAAGTTCTGCTAAAAACCCAACACCAAAAATCACATTAAGACAAGATGATCTAAAGCTTTAATCAATTATGTCTTCAACTCCAACTGCTACTCCATTTCTTGTTTCAAGAAGGGTTTGATGTCCATTTCTTGTTTGCTCAAGAAGGGCTTGATGAGGCCATATGTCAAAGCAGTGGTTGATGTAAGAGCCGCTTTCAGTATGCTTAAACACTGCGCCAACGAGAACGTGTATTGGATACTATATTCATGAAagtaaaatactagtacaagATGTATATTTGCAGCTTACCTCTTCCACCCCAATTTGCAGCTTTACTTCTTTTACATCAGACAAAGAGATCTTCAACTCTTTGATAAGAGAAACACCTGATGTTACCTCCAACGGTGAAACAGTCAAGTCATCACGTACCATATACATTCTATATCCCTTGACAGAACTTAACGCAGTATGATTGTACCTTAGTAGCAAGTCTCGGTATTGTTTCGAAAGCATCTTCTTAAAATTACTAGCTTTACTCCTATGCAAACTAGCTATATTCTTGAGACCAGTGTTACTGCCCATACACAAGTCAAATCTTTCTAAAGACATTCCCattattgaaaaaagaaaatccacAAAACAAGAATTTGCCTGAGCAAACAACAGCTTGTTTGTAGACTTTTGAAGGAGGACTTTCAAGATATTATTCTCTGGGATCACAAGATAGGGGCTCTTCTCGACGTCAATCTGATGTGACAAAACATGCACATCTGTTGCTAAAACCATCTGTCTACCCGGAAAAATGAGGGCAGTGAGTGGATTCGAGCAAATCAATGATTCCTTCAATAAACCTATTATCTGaccaaaacaataaaaagataatattatcaATACTTGAAAGGTGGTTATTTCAAAGAAATATCAAATGTATAATGAATCACCTCATTCAATCCAAACCACACATCTCTAGTCTCCATGTAATCCATATCTTCCATAGCAATTCCAAGAGTGCAAAGAGTTTCAACGATGGAGCGTTCCTCAATAGGCAACACGCAAAGATCATCGGTGATTATGAAAGAAGATACACCATCACTGAAAACCCCATTATATGGCTGAGTACCATAATTAAGTCTCAGACTCTGCAATTCTTTTTCACAACGTGTTGAAGAATTGATCAGTTTTTTCTTAGCATAATCTCCATGGAAATGGTCGATATGAAGATATGCTGCAGTTGAATAGAGAGTGGTCAAGCTTCCAATAACAGGCACCTCGTATCCATAGTGCTTCTCAAGGACTTCCATAATCGTTGACAATGGCAAAAGTAGCAAGCTTAACAACACATCTACAAAATGACCACCGGCTTCTGCAAATAGTACCTTTGTCTTCTCTTTATTTATCACAACGTTGATACAGAAATTGAGTTCAGACATCCTGTTTCTGCAACAGTGAGATCTTTTTATTAGGCCAAATAATCTTTGAAGGGACTGCatatatttagttttcaaagtctaacaaaacaaattagtAACAATTGTGGCATTTGAAATCATAGATTATCAACTTCTCATTAtccaattaatcaaattaaaaagcaagaaaagagaaaaaggaaaggaagatggaataataaaaactaaaaagaataaaCAAGAGATGAGTTGGTCGAGAATTACCTTATTTCtcaatatgtatatatatcttgtaagagaaaaaaagaaacttgATGAGTAGTTTTGATGCAGTCATGCAGGTAGTCTGTATTTATAAGGGCATGGAAATTAGCCAACAGTCTCTTGTCCCACCAAATTCCACtccatttttaaattctttcaAAATCAATTACTACTAAATTTGACTCTTGACAATGAAGGTTACCCTTTCAGCATTCCAAAGTTAATGCTTAATTGCCATAACTTTCATAGAGAAGAGGAAAGGTTGGGAAGCACAAACATGCAACTGATTTTAACTTCCATTTACTCGAGAGGGATGAAATTTTAACATTCAATGTTTGCATTAAGAACTTTCACAttgatatatgaatattattttccCATATTGAAATTTCACAAGGAACAAGAAATTTCATTGGAAAATGAAACTAGAACTTGTTAATATGTCCATTGTAATCAGAGACAGCTGCAtattagtacaatttttttcttaaaaatattactcgtAAGAATTTTTATGTCATTGGAGCCAATGTGGAATTCAGTTTCTTTGAGATCTGATAGAAGATTTCCAGCATCATTTAGAATCGAAATTTTTGAAGCCAAACTAGGACTCATGGTTGAATCATCAGTCCCGCCTctttagagagaaagaaattttCTTGTATAGAAACTTTCTACTTTTATAGGGCGgaccaaaaagtaaaaagtttctatttttaaaggacagacggagtattttttttaaagtgagacataactaaaaaattacaatttccaTTAATATCCCTGATCAACATTATTTACACACCTAGTTGACATCAGTACACTCTGATATTGTTACAACTAGTTGAAATGGCATGAAAAGTGATTTTGGCCATTTATTTTCAGATTGGATTGACTAGGTCATGCATCGGCGTCGTTGAGAGATGTATCTTGATCCATCTCTATCTTCTTCCACTTTGTAAACTTGGACAGCAGAATAAGGCCAATTGTTTGGGAACTCACACCACATATCAACCCAATCCATAATCCCTGTGCCAAACAAAACAGATTTTACTTTCAATTTGTAGTAATGACAAAAACTCATGTACCTACCTTGGCATGGAGTGTAGTCTTGAATGCAAGCAAAGCAGCAACAAGCATTCCAATGCAGTAGAATCCTCCCAAGTTGATATACACAACAAAATGCTGCCAACCACATCCCCTTGCTACCCCTGCACTCGAAAACCAACCGTGTTTCAATCTAATTGGATTCCTCAACATCACTACATTAGCTGTGAATCACAACACACAACCTGATAATGCTCCCTGCACAAAATCACACAATATGGACACGACGAGGAAGGGCGTCATTGAGGCAAACGCATCGATTATCACCGGGCTGCTTGTGAAGGCGCTGGCCCAGAGGTTATGGCCCAGAGACAGCGCCAAAACTACAGCTAGCGCAGGGATAGCGGCGAGCTTAAGTGTGACGTGCATGGCTTGCCTGGCTCGATCAGGCCGTCCAGCACCCAACTCGTTAGACACCCTCGTGCTGCAAAAGCAGACCAACCGAGTTCAGCAATCGCGTGCGTATCCAATAAGCAATCGTGCACGCAATTGTTTATTCTCACCTAACCGCTGCACTCATGCCATAAGCAATCATGTACGCAATTGATTCCGTGTTCACACTGATGAATACATAGTCATAAGTATCGACCTTGAAATTACGACATAAAACCAAGTGGACGCATAGTATCATTATCATACTACTTACCACATCGCTATGAGGGAAGTAGAGACCTCCGAGTTTGGCATCAATCCAGCCAATAAAACGAGAATCTCGAAAGCCCAATATTCCAGACTGATTTCAAGAGCATGATAGTATCATCAAACATTATGACAAATAAGCAATCTAAGCTACAAAATCACTACAATGAAATCACTCACCACACCATTCCTGCAGAAGGCACAGCAAGCTTCAAGGTTGGCCATATATGCCTTAAAGACTCCCAAGTAAATCCATT
The nucleotide sequence above comes from Salvia hispanica cultivar TCC Black 2014 chromosome 5, UniMelb_Shisp_WGS_1.0, whole genome shotgun sequence. Encoded proteins:
- the LOC125186227 gene encoding protein DETOXIFICATION 18-like codes for the protein MMERGMELLGRMIDLAEAKKQVLFSLPLVLTNAAYYFIPLVSVMFAGHLGEHELTAANLGNSWAAVTGLSLMVGLSGALETLCGQAFGAKKHRIMGVYLQTSCIISIICSLLVSGLWFYSDTILISLHQKPHIANSAGVYLKYLVPGLFAYGLLQNMLRFLQSQSVVMPLVVCSLVPLALHIGVAYALVNWSSLGYSGAPVAASISLWVSALMLASYVVRAKKFKNTWNGFTWESLRHIWPTLKLAVPSAGMVCLEYWAFEILVLLAGLMPNSEVSTSLIAMCVNTESIAYMIAYGMSAAVSTRVSNELGAGRPDRARQAMHVTLKLAAIPALAVVLALSLGHNLWASAFTSSPVIIDAFASMTPFLVVSILCDFVQGALSGVARGCGWQHFVVYINLGGFYCIGMLVAALLAFKTTLHAKGLWIGLICGVSSQTIGLILLSKFTKWKKIEMDQDTSLNDADA